In Leisingera sp. S132, the following are encoded in one genomic region:
- a CDS encoding site-2 protease family protein, giving the protein MFSNAIKIATLQGFDIRIDPSWALIAALITWSLSAQYFPMVYPGAGGSVYLTLALLAMLGFFGSLILHEMSHSVVARRYGVEIKGITLFIFGGVAELGSEPKTAASEFWIAIAGPLMSFALALAFWLLAQIGGWLAPGMALNPVLDYLALINMVLAVFNLAPAFPLDGGRIFRAYLWSRSGDLLQATATATRISSYFAYALILFGVVGLFSGNPVASLWQVLIGVFVLTAAKGTYARQLQEAAFKGKTVAALMTRDAVTVLPEVSLQYLADQVMLAERMSFVPVVLGDVLLGYADTGLLAQTPRTDWAATPVGDVYVAADADNTVSPEMPAAELMAKISATGRRKFLVAEGRQLLGVVTLSDLMGYLAVLQEIRLPDRQSERS; this is encoded by the coding sequence ATGTTTTCAAATGCCATCAAAATCGCCACCCTGCAGGGGTTTGACATCAGGATTGATCCGAGCTGGGCGCTGATTGCCGCGCTGATCACCTGGAGCCTGTCGGCGCAGTATTTTCCGATGGTCTATCCCGGTGCCGGCGGCAGCGTCTATCTCACCCTGGCGCTGCTGGCGATGCTGGGTTTTTTCGGCTCGCTGATCCTGCATGAGATGTCCCATTCGGTGGTGGCCCGCCGGTACGGGGTGGAGATCAAGGGCATCACCCTGTTCATCTTCGGCGGGGTGGCCGAGCTGGGATCGGAGCCGAAAACCGCCGCCAGCGAGTTCTGGATTGCCATTGCCGGCCCGCTGATGAGCTTTGCGCTGGCCTTGGCCTTCTGGCTGCTGGCGCAGATCGGCGGGTGGCTTGCGCCGGGGATGGCGCTGAATCCTGTGCTGGACTACCTGGCGCTGATCAACATGGTGCTGGCGGTGTTCAACCTGGCGCCGGCCTTTCCGCTGGATGGCGGGCGCATCTTCCGCGCCTATCTGTGGAGCCGCAGCGGCGACCTGCTGCAGGCCACGGCCACAGCCACGAGGATCAGCAGCTATTTTGCCTATGCGCTGATCCTCTTTGGCGTCGTCGGGCTGTTTTCCGGTAACCCGGTTGCGTCGCTCTGGCAGGTGCTGATCGGGGTGTTCGTGCTGACGGCGGCCAAGGGCACCTATGCCCGCCAGCTGCAGGAGGCGGCGTTCAAGGGCAAGACGGTTGCCGCGCTGATGACGCGCGATGCGGTCACCGTGCTGCCGGAGGTGAGCCTGCAATATCTGGCGGATCAGGTGATGCTGGCGGAGCGCATGAGCTTTGTGCCGGTGGTGCTGGGCGATGTGCTGCTGGGCTATGCTGATACCGGCCTGCTGGCGCAGACACCGCGCACGGACTGGGCGGCAACCCCTGTCGGCGACGTCTATGTTGCGGCGGATGCGGATAATACGGTCAGCCCGGAAATGCCTGCCGCGGAGCTGATGGCGAAAATCTCTGCCACCGGACGGCGCAAGTTCCTGGTGGCAGAGGGGCGCCAACTGCTGGGGGTGGTCACCCTGTCTGATCTGATGGGCTATCTGGCGGTGCTGCAGGAGATCCGGCTGCCGGACCGCCAGTCTGAACGGAGCTGA
- a CDS encoding NAD(P)H-dependent oxidoreductase yields the protein MKRILIVQGHPDNSRQHFCHALAQSYESAAAKAGHQVSVIDVAASGATCLRSRAEWESGLPEYAAEAQRAIAAADHIVFIYPLWLGSMPALLKAWLEQVFREGFAFNMSKHGWHSRLKGKSARVIVTMGMPAFAYKWFFFAHSLRSFERNILKFCGIRPVRWSVFGMVEDTNSNRRRKYLAETARNGAAAR from the coding sequence ATGAAACGGATACTGATCGTTCAGGGCCACCCCGACAACTCCCGGCAGCATTTCTGCCATGCACTGGCGCAAAGCTATGAGTCGGCAGCAGCAAAAGCCGGTCATCAGGTCAGCGTAATTGATGTTGCCGCCAGCGGGGCAACCTGCCTGCGCTCCCGCGCGGAGTGGGAGAGCGGCCTTCCCGAATATGCCGCTGAAGCGCAGCGGGCGATTGCTGCCGCGGACCACATCGTCTTCATTTATCCACTGTGGCTGGGCAGTATGCCGGCGCTGCTGAAGGCCTGGCTGGAACAGGTGTTCCGGGAGGGTTTTGCCTTCAACATGAGCAAACACGGCTGGCATTCCAGGCTGAAGGGGAAATCAGCGCGTGTCATCGTCACGATGGGAATGCCCGCCTTTGCCTATAAGTGGTTTTTCTTTGCTCATTCCCTGCGCAGTTTTGAGCGCAATATCCTCAAGTTCTGCGGAATCAGGCCGGTGAGATGGTCGGTGTTCGGGATGGTCGAGGACACCAATTCAAACCGGCGCCGGAAATACCTGGCGGAAACCGCCCGCAACGGGGCGGCGGCGCGTTAG
- a CDS encoding formate/nitrite transporter family protein: MTSQAPFDAYKPAEIARLVETAGAAKARLPLPQMFVLAMLAGAFIGFGAAAYTMTLTGASPVTGPVRVLGGAVFSLGLILVVIAGAELFTGNVLMVIAAVDRKIPLRLLLRSWGIVYAGNLAGAAGLAAAFALTGILDGAMGGTAAALAGAKADLTPLEAFMRGALCNALVCLAVWLSFAARTAAGKVLAILWPITAFVLLGLEHSIANMYFFPQAWAAGAGVPLSAAAANLFWVTLGNIAGGAGGVALAYWFAFLGGRPQPGQGENSQPSATGENP, translated from the coding sequence ATGACCAGCCAGGCCCCCTTTGACGCCTACAAACCCGCCGAAATCGCAAGACTGGTGGAAACTGCCGGAGCCGCCAAGGCCCGCCTGCCCCTGCCGCAGATGTTTGTGCTGGCGATGCTGGCGGGGGCCTTCATCGGCTTCGGCGCGGCGGCCTATACCATGACCCTGACCGGCGCATCCCCCGTCACAGGACCGGTCCGGGTGCTGGGCGGCGCGGTGTTCTCGCTTGGCCTGATCCTGGTGGTGATCGCCGGGGCAGAGCTGTTCACCGGCAATGTGCTGATGGTGATCGCCGCGGTGGACCGCAAGATCCCGCTGCGCCTGCTGCTGCGCAGCTGGGGCATTGTCTATGCCGGCAATCTGGCAGGCGCCGCCGGGCTGGCCGCCGCCTTTGCCCTTACCGGGATATTGGACGGGGCGATGGGGGGCACCGCTGCAGCCCTTGCCGGGGCCAAGGCAGATCTGACGCCGCTTGAGGCCTTCATGCGCGGCGCGCTGTGCAACGCCCTGGTCTGCCTCGCCGTCTGGCTGTCTTTCGCGGCCCGCACCGCCGCCGGCAAGGTTCTGGCCATCCTCTGGCCGATCACCGCCTTCGTGCTCCTGGGGCTCGAGCACTCCATCGCCAACATGTATTTCTTCCCCCAAGCCTGGGCTGCGGGCGCCGGCGTCCCCCTTTCGGCGGCTGCCGCCAACCTGTTCTGGGTCACCCTGGGCAATATCGCAGGCGGCGCAGGGGGCGTCGCCCTGGCCTACTGGTTCGCCTTCCTGGGCGGCAGGCCGCAGCCGGGGCAGGGCGAAAACAGCCAACCTTCAGCAACTGGAGAGAACCCATGA
- a CDS encoding VIT1/CCC1 transporter family protein yields the protein MNGDHGHSKEDIARRLAGSNGTGRLRDAVYGGIDGAVTTFAIAAGVEGAGFSQGVIIALGIANVLADGFSMAAANYLGTKADLDDRRRLYRVEKRHIRDYPEGEREELRQIFQELGLSGEVLEGAVRSVAANPEKWVSLMLTSEYGLAPAEPNPVAAALTTFAAFMAAGIVPLLPFMLRLPDPFLTAALATGAVFFGIGASKSVWSLAPWWKSGLETLAIGSCAAAVAYLAGSLFRV from the coding sequence ATGAACGGCGATCACGGGCACAGCAAGGAGGACATCGCGCGGCGGCTTGCGGGCAGCAACGGCACCGGGCGGCTGCGGGATGCGGTCTACGGCGGCATTGACGGCGCGGTCACCACCTTTGCGATTGCTGCGGGCGTCGAGGGCGCCGGGTTTTCGCAAGGCGTGATCATCGCCCTGGGCATTGCCAACGTGCTGGCGGACGGGTTTTCGATGGCGGCGGCCAATTACCTGGGCACCAAGGCGGATCTGGACGACCGGCGGCGGCTGTACCGGGTGGAGAAACGCCATATCCGCGACTACCCGGAGGGCGAGCGCGAGGAGCTGCGCCAGATCTTTCAGGAGCTGGGGCTGAGCGGCGAAGTGCTGGAGGGCGCGGTGCGGTCGGTTGCTGCCAATCCGGAAAAATGGGTGTCGCTGATGCTGACCAGCGAATACGGGCTGGCGCCCGCAGAGCCCAACCCGGTGGCGGCGGCGCTGACCACCTTTGCCGCCTTCATGGCGGCGGGCATCGTGCCGCTCTTGCCCTTCATGCTGCGGCTGCCGGATCCGTTCCTGACGGCGGCACTGGCCACCGGGGCGGTGTTTTTCGGCATCGGCGCCAGCAAGAGCGTCTGGTCGCTGGCGCCCTGGTGGAAATCCGGGCTGGAGACGCTGGCCATCGGCTCCTGCGCGGCGGCGGTGGCCTATCTGGCGGGCAGCCTGTTCCGGGTTTGA
- a CDS encoding host attachment protein: MKPIVTLAVLANARTARIVENHGPGKGFTASAGHALQAPPAVENADRAGSHPISGAHGAAGFEATDPKEAAEAAFARLIAEELERRHTAGAFDRLILTAAPHMLGQLRAALPEALKSMVIGEADKDLTHAALDEIASRLKGIIAA, translated from the coding sequence ATGAAACCAATTGTCACCCTGGCCGTTCTGGCAAATGCCCGCACCGCGCGCATCGTCGAAAACCACGGGCCGGGCAAGGGCTTCACGGCCTCCGCCGGGCATGCCTTGCAGGCGCCGCCAGCGGTCGAGAATGCCGACCGCGCCGGCAGCCATCCGATCAGCGGCGCGCATGGGGCGGCTGGCTTCGAAGCCACCGATCCGAAAGAGGCCGCAGAGGCGGCCTTTGCGCGCCTGATCGCAGAGGAGCTGGAAAGGCGGCATACCGCTGGAGCATTTGACCGGCTGATCCTGACCGCCGCACCGCATATGCTGGGACAGCTGCGGGCGGCTCTGCCGGAGGCGCTGAAGTCTATGGTGATCGGCGAAGCCGACAAGGACCTGACCCATGCCGCTCTGGACGAAATTGCCAGCCGCCTGAAAGGCATTATCGCTGCCTGA
- a CDS encoding universal stress protein: protein MYKHILVPIAPDHGANTARPLEAARLLADSDARITALTVADEIPGYVVQQLPKGLLEGTRAEMLAELKADLGGVKDVKADVVTGHAGRTITDYADTHGADCIVIASHRPGLQDYFLGSTAARVVRHAKCTVVVLR, encoded by the coding sequence ATGTACAAGCATATTCTGGTTCCGATTGCCCCGGATCACGGTGCCAATACGGCCCGGCCGCTGGAGGCTGCCCGCCTGCTGGCGGACAGCGATGCCAGGATCACCGCGCTGACCGTGGCCGATGAGATCCCCGGCTATGTGGTTCAGCAGCTGCCCAAGGGTCTGCTGGAAGGCACCCGTGCAGAGATGCTGGCAGAGCTGAAGGCGGATCTGGGCGGGGTGAAAGACGTCAAGGCGGATGTGGTCACCGGCCATGCCGGGCGCACGATCACCGATTACGCGGACACGCATGGCGCCGACTGCATTGTCATCGCCTCGCACCGGCCGGGCCTGCAGGATTACTTCCTTGGCTCGACCGCGGCGCGGGTGGTGCGCCATGCCAAATGCACCGTTGTCGTGCTCCGCTAG
- a CDS encoding universal stress protein gives MQRQTSLYVIATDTSDATITAAAEAAQAEDAYLACLLLDSLPARPYFVYSATGFGAAAMPADWVDHLRDAQQAAKTRAAEVNDLLTRNTCSGDVHYAVSAGADIRLLCAQRAKTCDTAQFADDLRDRDDVFREALHGLLFQAPVPVIVNGSPFASCNRVFLAWDSSLAASRAAHAALPYLRHADEVVIGCFETSASDQRNGEDPGTDAAVWLCHHGCHVTVSQFPGGSQDVGHAILQRAREAGAGLVVMGAYGHSRLREAVFGGTTRTMIEQTELPVLFAH, from the coding sequence ATGCAACGCCAAACCTCTCTCTACGTGATTGCCACAGACACCAGCGACGCAACGATCACCGCCGCCGCCGAAGCGGCACAAGCCGAGGACGCCTATCTCGCCTGCCTGCTGCTGGACAGCCTGCCCGCCAGGCCCTACTTCGTGTACAGTGCGACGGGTTTCGGCGCGGCCGCGATGCCTGCGGACTGGGTTGATCATCTGCGGGACGCCCAGCAGGCCGCAAAAACCCGCGCCGCAGAGGTGAACGATCTCCTCACCCGCAACACCTGCTCCGGCGATGTGCACTATGCGGTCAGCGCCGGCGCGGACATCCGGCTGCTGTGCGCCCAGCGGGCCAAAACCTGCGATACCGCGCAGTTTGCCGATGACCTCAGGGACCGCGACGACGTCTTCCGCGAGGCCCTGCACGGGCTGCTCTTCCAGGCGCCGGTTCCGGTCATCGTGAACGGCTCGCCCTTTGCCAGCTGCAACCGCGTCTTCCTGGCCTGGGACAGCAGCCTTGCCGCCTCCCGCGCCGCCCATGCAGCTCTGCCCTATCTGCGCCATGCTGACGAGGTCGTGATCGGCTGCTTTGAAACCAGCGCCTCCGATCAGCGCAACGGCGAGGACCCGGGCACCGATGCTGCCGTCTGGCTCTGCCATCACGGCTGCCATGTGACCGTCTCGCAATTCCCCGGCGGCAGCCAGGACGTCGGCCACGCAATCCTGCAGCGCGCCCGCGAGGCCGGGGCCGGGCTGGTGGTGATGGGGGCCTACGGCCATTCCCGCCTGCGCGAGGCCGTGTTTGGCGGCACCACCCGCACGATGATAGAGCAGACAGAGCTGCCGGTGCTGTTTGCCCACTGA